The nucleotide window TCACGCTCAAGCCGCTGGGCGAGCGAAAGATTTCGGCCGATCAGGTGATCGCACGCCTGCGCGGAAAGCTCGCGAAAGAGCCCGGGGCGATGCTCTATCTGCAGGCGGCGCAGGACATTCGCGTGGGCGGGCGGTCGAGCAATGCGCAATATCAGTACACGCTGCAGGCCGACGATCTCCAGCAATTGCGCGAGTGGGAGCCGAAGGTGCGCAACGCCATTTCGCGTCTGCCGAACCTCGCCGATGTCAACACCGATCAGCAGGACAAGGGCCTGCAGACGACGCTCGTGGTCGACCGGGACCAGGCGTCGCGTCTGGGGCTGACGATGAGCCAGATCGACAATGTGCTCAACGACGCCTTCGGGCAGCGCCAGGTTTCCACCATCTACAACCCGCTCAATCAGTACAAGGTCGTGATGGAAGTCGCGCCGCGCTGGTGGCAGAGCCCGGAGTCGCTCAAGGATATCTATGTGGTGACGTCGGCCGGCGCCCAGGTGCCGCTCTCGGCGTTTGCGAGCTACAAGCCGACGAACACGGCGCTGGGCGTGTCTCACCAGGGGCAGTTCGCCGCGAGCACGATTTCGTTCAACCTGCCCCCGGGCGTCTCGCTCTCGCAGGCGCAGGCGTCGATCCAGGACGCCGTGGACCGGCTTGGCATGCCCACGTCGGTGCACGGCAGCTTCCAGGGCACGGCGCAGGCGTTCCAGTCGGCGCTGTCGTCGCAACCGATCCTGATTCTGACGGCGTTGCTCACGGTGTACATCGTGCTTGGCGTGCTCTATGAGAGCTACATCCATCCGCTGACGATTCTCTCGACGTTGCCGTCCGCGGGCGTGGGGGCGTTGCTGGCGTTGATTCTCTTCGACACGGAGTTCAGCATCATCGCGCTCATCGGCGTGATCCTGCTGATCGGCATCGTGAAGAAGAACGCCATCATGATGATCGACTTCGCGCTCGACGCGCAGCGGCGCCACAACATGCCGCCGCGCGAGGCGATCTTCCACGCTTGCGTGTTGCGTTTCCGCCCGATCATGATGACGACCATGGCGGCGATGCTCGGGGCGATCCCACTGGCCCTGGGCACGGGCGACGGCGCCGAGCTGCGCCAGCCGCTGGGAATTTCCATCGTGGGCGGGCTGCTGGTGAGCCAGGTGCTCACGCTGTACACCACGCCGGTGGTGTATCTGTACCTCGACCGTTTGCGTCTGCGTTGGGCCCGCTGGCGTGCCCGCGCACGCACCGGTCACGGCGACGCCGGGGAGGTGGGGCATGGCTGACAGCGTTTGCCGTCCGCGACGGCCCCCTCAGGCGCGCATCGTCGCGTTCGTCGCGCTTTCCAAAACCCAAGTCCCGGCCGATGGGCCGATGTGTGCCATGTCCCGTATCCCGAATCGTCAAGCCGTTCCCGCCTGCTCTCATGCCGTCCCGGCAGCGTGCGATGCGCGAGGGCGAAGCGTGCGGGCGCTTCGGCCCATGCGCCGCACGGCCACGTTCCTCGCGGCGAGCGCCGTGCTGTGGCTTGCCGGTTGCGCCGTGGGGCCAGACTACGTCCGCCCGGAAATCGACATGCCGGCCGCATTCAAGGAAACCGGCGACTGGAAATTCGCGCAGCCCAATGACGCCGCAGCCAAGGGCGATTGGTGGGCGATCTACCAGGACCCGGTACTCTCCGACCTGATGTCGCAGGTCGACGTCAACAACCAGAACATCAAGGTGGCCGAGGCGAACTACCGGCAGGCCCTGGCGGTGGCGTCGCAGGCACGCTCGGCGTTCTTCCCGACGATCGGCGCCGACGCCGGACTGACCCGCTCCAGTTCGCGGGTGAGCAACACGGCGGTCAGCGGCTCGGGCGCAGGCGGCATTTCCAACAGTTATTCCCTGTCGGGCACGGCGAGTTGGGAGCCGGATATCTGGGGCAGCGTGCGTCGCTCGGTGGAAGCCGGCAATGCCAGTGCGCAGGCGAGCGCGGCCGATCTGGCCAACGCGCGGCTGTCAGCACAGGCACTGCTTGCGCAGAACTACTTCGACCTGCGCGTGACGGACGCGCAAAAGGCGCTGCTCGATCGCACCGTCGCCGCGTATGAGGAGACGCTCAGACTGACGCAGAATCAATATGCGGTCGGCGTCGCGCAGCGCTCCGACGTCATCCAGGCGCAGTCGCAGTTGCAGTCGGCGCAGGCGTCGGCGCTCGACATCGAAGTGACGCGGGCCCAACTGGAGCATGCGATCGCGCTGCTCGTCGGCAAAGCGCCCGCGACGTTCTCGCTCGCTCCCGCGCCATTGCGTGCGGCCCTGCCTCCGGTGCCGGCCAGTCTGCCGTCGCAATTGCTCGAGCGCCGGCCCGATATCGCATCGGCGGAGCGCGCGGTGGCCGCGGCGAACGCCAGGATCGGCGTGGCCAAGGCGGCCTTCTTCCCTTCACTCACCTTGTCGGCCACGGGCGGCTTCCAGAGCAGCAGCTTTGCCGACTGGCTCACGCTGCCGAGCCGGTTCTGGTCGGTCGGCCCCGCGCTGGCCGCCACGCTCTTCGACGGCGGTCTGCGCCGGGCGCAGACCGACGCCGCCATCGCGGCCTACGACGCGCAGGTGGCGACCTACCGCCAGACAGTGCTCACGGCGTTCCAGGCGGTCGAGGACAACCTTGCCGCGCTGAACTATCTCGGCCGCGAGGCTGCCGTGCAGACGCAGGCGGTGCAGTCCTCCCGTGAGGCCGCGCAGCTCATCCTCAACCAGTACAAGGCCGGCACCGTTGCGTTCCAGAATGTGCTGACGGCCCAGGCCACGGCCTATGCCACCGAGCGCACCTCGCTCACGATTCTCGGACGTCAGTTCACGGCCAATGTGCTGCTGGTGACGGCCCTGGGCGGCGGCTGGCATGGCCTGCCGACCGACGGCGATGGCGCGGCCCGCGACGACGCCGCGCCCGATGCGGCAAAGGCCTCGGGCGCCGCCGCCGCGAAGTGACGGGACTCGGCCGTTGCCACTACGCATCCGCCGATGCCGGGCGGTAGCCGAGCACTAATTTCGCCTCCGGTGTTTAAGTAATTTCCGAACTTCGCATTCGGAATGAGAGAAACGCGCCCGGCGAAACCTCCGAACGCCGGTGACGCGAGTAGCACAGACTCGGGCGCTGCGTGTCTGTGCAATTTCATCTCCCTGCGAGCCCGGTCAAGCAGTTAGACGGCAGTTACCGCTCTATCGGGCAGCACGCGGGCCTCGCGCGGGCTGAGCACGCCGCGTGGCAGTGCCGCGCGGCCTCCGCGACTATGTGACGTTTCCCATCTGATTGGCGCGACCGCTTTTTGCCAGAATGATCCCGCTTCGCGGCGACGGCAGACGCGGGGCACCCACCGTGCATGGCATGAGGCGCGCACGGCCACTACGGGGCTGCCAGATGACGAATAAGGAGGGGGACAGGGATGACGATCAATGTCGTGGTCGCGGATGACCATCCGATTGTGCGCTTTGGGATACGACGCCTGCTCGAAGAGCGCGAAATGATTCATCTGGTCGGCGAGGCGGCCAATTCGTCGGAGCTCGTGAGCTTGCTGGCCAAGGCGCCGTGCGACATTCTCGTGACCGATTTCTCGATGCCGGGCGGGCATTTCAAGGATGGCCTGTTTCTCATCGGTTACGTGCGCCGCTACTTTCCCAACATCAAGATCATCGTCGTGACGATGCTGGAGAATCTGGCGATCCTGCGCGGCATGCTCAAGCTGGGGGTTCACTCGATCCTCTCGAAGCTCGACGAGCAAAGCTCGATCGCCGACATCGTGTGCGTGGTGGCGGACGGCAGCCGCTACATCCCGGCGGGGCTGGCGACGCGGCTGCACGACGCCGTGGCCGACGATACCGAGGTCGACGCGACGAAGCTCTCGGGGCGGGAAGTCGAAGTGGTGCGGTTGTTCGTCTCGGGGCTCACCATCAGCGAAATCGCGTTCAAGCTCAGCCGCAGCGTGAAGACCGTCAGTTCCCAGAAGACCAACGCCATGCGCAAGCTCGGCCTCGACCGTGACGTTGATCTCTATCATTACGCCACGCGCTCGGGCATCGCCTGACGGCCGCAGGCCACGCCCGCCGCTCTCCTGCCGGGGGCGGACGCGCGACGTGCGGCGGCGCCGCGTCAGGCAGGCAGACGAATCCCTCGCATATCCCGAAGAATCAGCTCGCCGGCGCGCAGCATCTGCTTGAGTTGGTGCACTACCTGTTTGATCTCCTGCACTTGCGCTTCGGACACATCCGGTTGCTGTTCCTGCGCCACGACCAAGGCATCGAGACGCCGCGTATAGTCCCGCATGGCCTCGGTCGCGGCCTGCGCATCCGTCGGCACCGACGCCGCCGGCGCGGCCACCGCCTGTGACAGCAGATCGCTGATGGCCGAGACGACCTGCTCGAGCTCGCCGCTCTTGTCCGCCGCGATTCTACGCGGCAGCACATCCGCCATGCCCGTGATGTATGACGCCATGACGTGGTTCTGCACCAGCAAATCGTTCAGTTCCCCGACGCAGACCTGCTTGGACTTTGGCTCGAGCATCATGCGCTTGAACGCCCCGCCGAAATTGCCGAAGGCGATGTGCATGTCCTTGCGCGCCATGCGATAGGCCAGATCGTCGCGCTTGCCGTCGCGCCCGGCGCTCGCCTCGAGGTAAGCACGGGTCGATTGCACGGCCTGGCGAATGAGCGGTCCCATCAGACGGTACTCCCAGTATGGGAACAGGTACGAGCACACCAGCGCGACGGCCGAGCCGATCAGGGTGTCGATGGCGCGCTCGCCGATGACCGACAGCGATCCCGGCAGCAGGAAGTGGAACAGCAACAACACATACGACGACATGAATACCACCGACAGGCCGTAGTTGAAGAGCGACAGACTGTTCCCCATGACCATGCAGAAGAACATGAGCGCAAGCAGCACCCAGGACTTTTGCACGAACGAGAGGATGACCAGCACGCTCACGCAGCCCACGAGCGTGCCCGTCAGACGCTGGGCGTTCTTCTGCTTCGTCAGGCTGAAGCCCGGCTTCAGAATCACGATGATGGTGAGCAGCACCCAATAGCTGTGCGCCTGGCCGGCGAGCACCGACCAGTTCTCGCAGATGATCAGGCCGGCCGTGATGGCAATCGTCACGCGCAGCGCATGACGAAAACTCGGCGACGAGAATGTCAGGTTTTTCCAGAGCAGCTTCGGCGAGAAGCTCTGGCGCGAGGTAAAGCGCAGCAGCGCCTGATCGATCTGCACCTCGGTGGCCGTGCCGGCCGTGGATAGATCCGTATTGCGATGCATGCGCTCCACGATGCGCGTGGCGCTCCATACGCGGCGGAAGGTGCTCGTGAGCGCCTGATAGGCCTCGGGTGAGCGCTGCGGCAACTGTTGCTTGCGCATCAGCTCGATCTCGTACTCGATGGCGCGGAATTCCGCCCGCCAGCTGCGTTGCGCCCGCGAGGGTTCGTTCGTGGCGATGGCGTAGCCGATGGCATCCACCTCGTTCGCGATCTTGCGCACCATGTCGCGGAAGAACAGCAGTACGTCGTTGTCCGCGAATTCGCGGCGCAACATCGGGTAGTCGGTGTGCACCGAAACTACCGTCTCGTGCAGATCGACGATGTTGATGAACAGGTTGAACAGCATCGTGCGGCGCGGCTCGAGCGTGCCGGTACGCAGGCGCGGCAGGTTGCGCAGGATGATCTCGCGCGCGGCCTGCTGCTTTTCCACGACATTGACCTGCGCGGCGATCAGGCGCCGGTAACATTCGTCGATATCGGTCGAGGTATCGTAAAAGGCCGCTTTGGCCGCCAGATATTCCGACGTGACGAAGAAACTCTCCGCGAGTGTCTGCTGTTCGATGCGAAACCACCAGATGCGACAGACGACGAGACTGAAATAGGTGTACCAGAGCCCGCCCGCGAGCACGGCGCCGGCGTCCAGCACGGCCTGATGCCGCGTGAGATCGGCCTCGACATTCAGGACCATCATCATCAGGCAGGCAAAGCTCACCAGCGAGGCGCGCATGCCATACACGACCAGCATCGAGAGGCCGAACGTCAGGATCAGCGTGGTGATCCACAGTTGCCAGGGCTGGGCGGCCGTGGCCATGCCGGTAATGAGGACGGTGAGGGCGCCGAGCAGGGTGCAGCTGAGCAGCTCCGTGTGCTTGTGTCGCAGCGGTCCGTTGATGTCGACCACGCTCGCGCAGAGCGCGCCGGAGGCGACTTCGATACCGAGCAGGTGCTGGTCCATGCCCCAGAACAACACGAGAGCGGGCAGCACGACACCCACTGCCTGCCGGGTGCCGCTGAAAAAGTAGTGGCTGTAGAGGAACTTCTTGATATCGGTCTGGTAGTCCATGCGTCGGGTGCGAGGGTTCCGCAGCAAAGGCGGCCGCGCGACGGGGTACGGCGCGGCGCACAGAGAGTCTAGCCGAAGCCCCGCGCGCCGCGAAGAGGGGATACCGCCGGTTACACGCGGCGCGCCGAGGCACGCCAATGCATCGCATCCGCGGGGCTGCCGGCAGGCGTCACGCATGAGGGGGCGGATTTCAGGATCCGTCCGATGGGCTGTGCGACAGGCCATTTGCTATGCTTGCGAACAGATCCGATCAGCCGCCACGCCCGCATGCTCCACCTATTCTTTTCCAACCGGTTCACCACGCTCGAAGCCGCCTTGCTGCGCGATCTCGCGCAAGCGCCCGGCCAGGGCGACGCCGCCGCGAATCCCTTCGACACGGAAACCATCGTCGTGCCGAGCGTGGCGGTGCGGCGTCGGCTCGAACTGGACTACGCGGACATCTTCGGCGTATGCGCGAACGTCCGGCTGACCTACCTCGCCCAGTGGCTCTGGGACATGGCGGGCAAGCTGCTCACGGTGCCGGAGAGTTCGCCGTTCGCGCCGGACCGGCTCGTCTGGCCGCTGTACCAGTGCCTGGCCCAGCCGTGGGTCAGGAGCTCGCCGCGTTTGGCCGGCTATCTGGCCGGCGCCGACGATGTCATGCGCTTCGAACTGGCGGAGCGTCTGGCGCACATCTATGACCAGTATCTGACCTATCGGCCGAACTGGCTCGAGCGTTGGCAGGCCGGCGAGCCCATCGATGCCGGCACGGCGCCGGGCTGGGGGCAGGTGCAGCGTGACGACGAAGCGTGGCAGAGCGCGTTGTGGCGAAAGGTGCTGGCGCATCTGGACATCCGCGAGCGTCATCCCACGCTCCGGGCGATCGACCGGATCGAACAACTGACACCGGAAACGGTGCCCCATGGCTGGCCCAGGCGTGTGTCGGTGTTCGCACTGTCGTCGATGCCGCCGTTGTCGATGGCGCTGCTCAAGGCGATGTCTCGCCTGATCGACGTCCATCTGTACGTCCTCAATCCGTGCGAGAGCTATTGGTTCGACATCGTCCCGCCGTCGCGTCTGTCGTATCTCACGCGCCGCGATGGCGCGGCGCACCGGGAGGTGGGGCATCCGTTGCTGGCCGAGTGGGGTCGCCAGACGCAGTCCCACATCGACGCGCTGTATGCCGATCTCGCGCCACAGGCGGTCGAAGACCGGGCGCTATTCCAACCCAATCCTGCCCCGACGCTGCTCGCCGCCTTGCAGAACGGCATCCTCACGCTGGACGACGGCCGTCACGGCACCACGCAGGAGGTCGGCGCCGATGGTTCGGTGCAGGTGCATGTGTGCCACAGTCTGGCGCGCCAGATCGAGGTGCTTCACGACCGGCTGCTTGCCTGCTTCGACGAAATTCCCGATCTGCGGCCCGACGACGTGCTGATCACCGTGCCCGATCTGGGACGCGCGGCGCCGCTCATCGACGCCGTATTCGGGACCGCCACGCCTCGCATTCCCTATCTCGTGACGGGCCTGCCGCCCACGCGCACCAATCCGGTCGCGCGCGCCTTCGCTTCCATACTGGCATTGCCGCAGCAGCGGGTGGCGGCATCGAGTCTCGTGGAACTGGCGCGCACGGAAGCCGTGGCGCAACGCTATGACCTCGGGGGCAATGTGCTCGATGCCATCCAGAACTGGCTGCACGCCGCCGGCGCACGTCGCGGCTGGCGCGGCGACGCGCTGCTGCGGCTGGAGGCACCGCGGCAGGCCGCAGACGGCGACGGGGAGATGGCGCCCGCGCTGGAGCGTCATACGTTGGGAGACGCCATGATGCGGCTGTTCCTCGGCTATGCGCTGCCGGATGACGCTTTGCCGGTCGACGACTGGCTGCCGGTCGGCGGTATCGAGGGCGGTCGTGCCGAGTTGCTTGGCCAGCTGGCGCGTCTGATCGACGATCTCGACATGACGTCCGTTGCGCTGCGGACGGAGCGCACGGGGCTTGAGTGGCGCGATCAGTTGCTCGCGATGCTGGAGCAGTTCTTCTCCGACGAGACGCGCTTCGCCGACGACGTGGCCGAGGTGCGCATGGCAATCGAGCAGATCGGTTCGGCCATTGCCGACGGCGCACCGGAGGTTCGCGTGCCGGTTGAAGTGGTCGCCCGCGTGCTGGCCGACGCCCTCGACGATCCCACGCGCGGCGGCGTGCCCTCGGGGCGCGTGACGTTTGCCGCCATCCCGAGCCTGCGTCTCTTGCCGTACCGCGTGGTGTGCATGATCGGCATGGACGACGGTGTGCTTCCGGGGCGCGTACGTGCCGACGAGTTCGACCTGATGCGCGTGTTGCCGCAGCGAGGCGATCGTCAACGACGCGACGACGAGCGCAACCTCTTCCTCGACCTGATGCTCAGCGCCCAGGATCGCTTTCTCAT belongs to Pandoraea pnomenusa and includes:
- a CDS encoding efflux transporter outer membrane subunit; this encodes MRRTATFLAASAVLWLAGCAVGPDYVRPEIDMPAAFKETGDWKFAQPNDAAAKGDWWAIYQDPVLSDLMSQVDVNNQNIKVAEANYRQALAVASQARSAFFPTIGADAGLTRSSSRVSNTAVSGSGAGGISNSYSLSGTASWEPDIWGSVRRSVEAGNASAQASAADLANARLSAQALLAQNYFDLRVTDAQKALLDRTVAAYEETLRLTQNQYAVGVAQRSDVIQAQSQLQSAQASALDIEVTRAQLEHAIALLVGKAPATFSLAPAPLRAALPPVPASLPSQLLERRPDIASAERAVAAANARIGVAKAAFFPSLTLSATGGFQSSSFADWLTLPSRFWSVGPALAATLFDGGLRRAQTDAAIAAYDAQVATYRQTVLTAFQAVEDNLAALNYLGREAAVQTQAVQSSREAAQLILNQYKAGTVAFQNVLTAQATAYATERTSLTILGRQFTANVLLVTALGGGWHGLPTDGDGAARDDAAPDAAKASGAAAAK
- a CDS encoding response regulator, producing the protein MTINVVVADDHPIVRFGIRRLLEEREMIHLVGEAANSSELVSLLAKAPCDILVTDFSMPGGHFKDGLFLIGYVRRYFPNIKIIVVTMLENLAILRGMLKLGVHSILSKLDEQSSIADIVCVVADGSRYIPAGLATRLHDAVADDTEVDATKLSGREVEVVRLFVSGLTISEIAFKLSRSVKTVSSQKTNAMRKLGLDRDVDLYHYATRSGIA
- a CDS encoding FUSC family protein; amino-acid sequence: MDYQTDIKKFLYSHYFFSGTRQAVGVVLPALVLFWGMDQHLLGIEVASGALCASVVDINGPLRHKHTELLSCTLLGALTVLITGMATAAQPWQLWITTLILTFGLSMLVVYGMRASLVSFACLMMMVLNVEADLTRHQAVLDAGAVLAGGLWYTYFSLVVCRIWWFRIEQQTLAESFFVTSEYLAAKAAFYDTSTDIDECYRRLIAAQVNVVEKQQAAREIILRNLPRLRTGTLEPRRTMLFNLFINIVDLHETVVSVHTDYPMLRREFADNDVLLFFRDMVRKIANEVDAIGYAIATNEPSRAQRSWRAEFRAIEYEIELMRKQQLPQRSPEAYQALTSTFRRVWSATRIVERMHRNTDLSTAGTATEVQIDQALLRFTSRQSFSPKLLWKNLTFSSPSFRHALRVTIAITAGLIICENWSVLAGQAHSYWVLLTIIVILKPGFSLTKQKNAQRLTGTLVGCVSVLVILSFVQKSWVLLALMFFCMVMGNSLSLFNYGLSVVFMSSYVLLLFHFLLPGSLSVIGERAIDTLIGSAVALVCSYLFPYWEYRLMGPLIRQAVQSTRAYLEASAGRDGKRDDLAYRMARKDMHIAFGNFGGAFKRMMLEPKSKQVCVGELNDLLVQNHVMASYITGMADVLPRRIAADKSGELEQVVSAISDLLSQAVAAPAASVPTDAQAATEAMRDYTRRLDALVVAQEQQPDVSEAQVQEIKQVVHQLKQMLRAGELILRDMRGIRLPA
- the recC gene encoding exodeoxyribonuclease V subunit gamma; protein product: MLHLFFSNRFTTLEAALLRDLAQAPGQGDAAANPFDTETIVVPSVAVRRRLELDYADIFGVCANVRLTYLAQWLWDMAGKLLTVPESSPFAPDRLVWPLYQCLAQPWVRSSPRLAGYLAGADDVMRFELAERLAHIYDQYLTYRPNWLERWQAGEPIDAGTAPGWGQVQRDDEAWQSALWRKVLAHLDIRERHPTLRAIDRIEQLTPETVPHGWPRRVSVFALSSMPPLSMALLKAMSRLIDVHLYVLNPCESYWFDIVPPSRLSYLTRRDGAAHREVGHPLLAEWGRQTQSHIDALYADLAPQAVEDRALFQPNPAPTLLAALQNGILTLDDGRHGTTQEVGADGSVQVHVCHSLARQIEVLHDRLLACFDEIPDLRPDDVLITVPDLGRAAPLIDAVFGTATPRIPYLVTGLPPTRTNPVARAFASILALPQQRVAASSLVELARTEAVAQRYDLGGNVLDAIQNWLHAAGARRGWRGDALLRLEAPRQAADGDGEMAPALERHTLGDAMMRLFLGYALPDDALPVDDWLPVGGIEGGRAELLGQLARLIDDLDMTSVALRTERTGLEWRDQLLAMLEQFFSDETRFADDVAEVRMAIEQIGSAIADGAPEVRVPVEVVARVLADALDDPTRGGVPSGRVTFAAIPSLRLLPYRVVCMIGMDDGVLPGRVRADEFDLMRVLPQRGDRQRRDDERNLFLDLMLSAQDRFLITYTGRSVRDNAPLPPSTAVDELLDFTGQLLAPVSAGYTLEAQREARDALIVLHPLQPFSPAYFDGRDASLFSYDVSNGDAARALADPLAVPASDVPEAPFVREALPAVAQTHLTLDDLLRFWRHPGRAWARDRLGLSLGEMLTEVEDDEPFVLDWAGRDALASRLLPRLLRDDARDARHHAEAVERIARVSHELPGGATGAVWRRRELGGLRALAAQVREAQAEGTQELLVALPLTPALPPSWKASTPAAWHGDATLSAQCLLQGRLAPVSRYGLVMYRYGSMRPSDLLAAWLAHLALCAHLQQSAHAGLDVAPRTLWYGENETFALRPVEDAAALLAQWVALYRLGQTRPLPFFARSAWKLASTGRAAEAESAWQGSAFARGDADDPYTRLLWRGVENPLAPPFDLLANTVFGPVVQHLEVVEGA